The Terriglobus roseus region GCCTGCTTGGCGTACAGACGGCAGGCGATGCGGCCCATCGAGGTGTCGAAGACAGCGGTTGGACCTGTGGGTTCCGGGCCGCGCGCCGCTGGTTTGTGCGCTTGCGCGTGCAGGCTGATGCTGGAAAGGCTGGCGAAGAGAACGAGGCCGAGAAACCGCATGTCTTCTGGAGTATCACAAACCTCTCGGATTGCTGAGAGCTGAGGGGTACCCCCTCCCCCTTGTTTTTCTAAAATCGTCTTTCTATTGGAGTTAACTTCGCGACTGCCTGCAAAATCGTCCTGGCAAAGGGGTTATGCGCAAAATCGTCTTAATAAAGGAGTTAACTTGCCAACCGGGCTTTCACTAGTGCCCCTGTTTCTATTTTAGAGATTTCAGGGAAATACCATGCCAACTCTATTTCCTTTGGTTTCTTAAATTTAAGTGGGCACGGGGGTTGACAGGTTTTTCATGGATGACGTTTCTGGTTTGCGTGGCATGATGGGGCAGTATCTCCAAGGAGTTCCGGATGAAGCTTCCCCTGCTGGTGCCGGTGTTGGCCTTGATCTGCAGTACAGGTATTTGTGCGGCGCAGTCCACGCCTGCGGATGAGGCCACCTTTCGCAAGTTGCAAAGCGACTGGGCAGAGGCGCGGAAGAACCAGGACGTTGCGTTTCTGGAGCGGTTCTATGCGACCGAGTTCACCGTTGGCGTGATGAACGGCAGCGAGAACACTCGCGAGCAGGACATCAGCGTGTTCCGCACCAAGATTCTGAAGCCCGCTGTTATTACGGATACCGAGATGGTGGTGCATCGCTACGGCGAAGCAGCGCTGGTGACGGGCGTGGAGCATCTGGAAGGTACGTACGCCGGGAACAGCGGCGCGTTCGACCTTCGGTTTGCAAACACATATGTGTATCGCGATGGCCGTTGGCAGATGGTGCGACACCAGGCCACGCCGATTGTGAAGCCCTAACCGACTAATCGAGCGAGTGCCTGCAAGCCGTTGGTGATGAAGCGGCCGTGGCCGGTAGCGATGGATTTCGGTTTGTAGTCCAGCAGGCGTTTTGCGGACGCGTCGGCCAATGGGCAATCCCATGTGCCGCCTTTTGGCAGTGGGAAGTACCAGGGCGGTGCGGTGACGAGGTGCAGACCGCCGACGCTCATGAGTGCATCGCCTGCGAAGAGTGTGCCGTCGCGTTCGTCGAGGAAGCAGAAGTGGCCCGGTGTGTGGCCGGGCGTGAAGATGCAGCGGAGTGAACCGAAAAGTTCACCGTCGGTAAGTGTGTGCGTGGGCCGCGTCTTTGCTCCGGGGAAGCTGCCCTTGGGCTTGTGCTGCGGCTCATCGGGACGCAGTGAAAGATCCTTGTGCAGAAACGGGGCTTCACGCTGCGAGATGGCCACGTCCACGGGTCCAAGTTGCGCGTGCAACTGATCGAGCGAGCCGATGTGGTCAAGATGTGCGTGTGTGAGCAGGATGCGGCGAATGCTGCCGCCGAGTTCTTGTGCGGACTGGATAATCTTTGCAGCCTGACCGCTGATGGTGCAGTCCACCAGCGTAAAGCCGTCGCTTTCGCGGACGAGGTAACAGTTGGAGATACCCAGGAATGTCAGTTGCGCCAGATCTTTGTGGATGCATGTGAGTTTCATGGGAGTATCAATGCTCCTCTCGTATTCGCTGCTTCTAAAACGGATGCACGGATGAGGCTGTGGTTGTTCAACGCGCAGCAGATTAACAGCTCTTTGTTGCAGGTGCGCTGCTGTCCGTAGAATCAAGACTACGGATTGATGATGGAAGAAAGTTTGCAAAATCGGATTGCCGTGGTGTTGGTGCGGGCGCGGAATCCGCTGAATATTGGCGCTGTTGCGCGCGCGATGAGCAACTTTGGATTTGCCGATCTGCGCGTGGTGAACGACTATGACGTTCCCTTTCAGGATGCGCGGTCCGCAATTGACGCTGCTCCTGTGCTGAATACGGCGCGCCAATTTGGCAGCGTTGCGGAAGCGGTTGCGGATTGCACTTTGGTTTACGGCACCACTGCTCTGGGTGAGCGCAGGCTGTTGCATCCGGTGGATATGTTGCGGGATGCGCAGACGCATGTTCGCGACGCAGTGACTACGGGTGGCCGTGCGGCTGTTTTATTTGGTTCGGAGAAGACGGGACTATCTGCTGATGAGATGAGCCATTGCCATCGGCTGTTGACGATTCCTATGAACACCAGCGGTGTCTCCATGAATCTGGGGCAGGCTGCTGCGGTGTGTCTTTATGAACTGATTCGTGAGAGCGCGACTCCGCAAAGACCTTTGCCACCGGAGGCGATGCCTGCGAATGCCGAGGAAATTGCGCGGATGGAAGCGGTGCTGGGCGAAGTGCTGGAGGAGAGCGGTTATGCGCATCGGTATCCGGCGAATATGCGTGAGGTGACGCATCGGCGGATGGTGCGGAGGATGACGCTGGACCGCGGCGATGTGGATGCGTGGATTGGTGTGCTGCGGCAGGTGTTGTGGAAGCTGCGCAAGGAATAGCGGAAGGCCGTATTCCTGAGTGTTCGGCGTGAGTTTGCTGTGTTTTTCGCAGTGTTGCGCTGATAGACTCCGTTGCATGAACCACACTTTGTATCGTTCCGCTGCCGCGCTGGCGCTCGGCTTTGCCGCTGTTGCTTCTGCGCAGCAAACCCTGACCGCTGCTGACTATGCTCGCGCGGAAAGTCGACTTGCTACCAAGACCGCGTCGCTGGTGGACCACGCTGTGACGCAGGTGACGTGGTTGAAGAATCCTTCCGCGCCGGAAGGCGGCGACCGATTCTGGTATCGCGATACGGCGAATGGCAACACGACCTTCATGCTGGTGGATGCGGCGAAGAACACGAAGGCGCCCGCGTTTGACCATGCGCTGATGGCGAATGCGCTGAATGCTGCGGGCATTCGGAATGCAAGCTCAACGAGCCTGCCGATCACCGATATCAGCTACGCCGACAGCAACAACACGATTGTTGTGGGTGTGCGTGGTGAGCGTTATCGCTGTGCGATGGCCGCGAGCTACACGTGCACCAAAGAAGCGATTCCACCTGCGCATCAGCAGGGTGCGCAGCCTGCCGTGAGCACGACCGGCACGGGCGGCAATGCAGGCATGAGCACGAATCCCGCGACGGCTGCGCCGCTGCGTCCGGGACGTGATGAAGCCGTGGTTTCGCCGGATGGCAAGAAGGCTGCGTTCATTCGCGATTGGAATCTGTGGGTGCGCGACATCTCTACGGGTGAAGAGAAGCCGCTGACCACGGATGGCGCTTACAACTACGGCTATGCAACGGATAACGCGGGATGGACGCACAGCAATCGTGCGGTGCTGGTGTGGTCGCCTGACTCGAAGAAGATTGCGACGTTTCAACAGGACCAGCGCAAGACGGGGATGATGTACCTGGTGAGCGCTGCGGTGGGCCATCCTACGCTGGATGCGTGGCCGTATCCGCTGCCGGGCGATAAAGACGTCACCATGATTGAGCGTGTGGTGATTGATGTGGATGCTGCGAAGGTCGTTCGACTGAAGATGCCTGCGGACCAGCATCGTTCGTCGTTGTGCGATGACATTAGCTGCCGTGGTGGTGGATGGGATGATGTGCAGTGGAGCGCCGATGCGAAGACACTGGCGTTTCTTTCCACGAGCCGCGATCATCGCACGGAAAACTTGCGCATGGCGGATGTGTCCACGGGCGATGTGCGCGATGTGATGAACGAAGTTGCGGCCACTTACTTTGAGAGCGGCAATGGCAAGGTGAACTGGAAGTATCTGTCGACGCGCAACGAGATTCTTTGGTTCAGCGAGCGTAACAACTGGGGAAATCTTTTCCTGTATGACGCAGGCACCGGAAAGCTGAAGCATGAAGTCACGAAGGGTGATTGGAATGTGACGCAGGTGTTGCGCGTGGATGAGAAGACGGGCGACATCTTCTTTGAGGGCGTGGGACGCGAGAAGGGTTGGGATCCGTATTACTCCGCTGTTTATCGCGGCAATCTGGATGGCAAGGGTGTGACGCTGCTGTCGCCGGAGCCGATGAATCATGCGGCAACCTTCAGCGAAGATGGCAAGTACTTCGTCGACGTGTTCAGCACGCCGCAGGTGCCGCAGACTACTGTGTTGCGCGATGCAACGGGTAAGACGATTGCCGAAGTTGCGAAGGCGGATATCACTCGGCTGAAGGCTACGGGATGGCAGGCGCCGATCAACATTACGGTGAAGGCTCGTGATGGCAAGACGGACCTGTATGGGTTGATGTTTAAGCCGTCGAACTTCGATGCAACGAAGAAGTATCCGATTGTGAACTACATCTATCCGGGGCCGCAGACGGGGTCGGTGGGATCACGCAGCTTTTCGGCGGCGCGTGGCGATAGCCCGGCGTTGGCGGAGTTGGGATTCATTGTGGTTTCCATCGACGGCATGGGAACACCGTGGCGCAGCAAGAAGTTTCATGATGCTTACTTTGGCGATATGGGCGACAACACGTTGCCGGACCAGGTGGCAGGCATGAAGGAGTTGGCTGCGAAGAACGCGTGGATCGACATTGATAAGGCCGGCATCTGGGGACACAGTGGTGGTGGATTTGCCACGGCGGATGCGATGTTCCGCTATCCGGATTTCTTCAAGGTGGGTTGGAGCGAGAGCGGCAACCACGAGAATCGGAACTATGAAGATGACTGGGCTGAGAAGTGGATTGGTCTGGATGACGCTGCGAACAAGAAGGCTTATGACGACGCAGCCAACGAAGCGCATGCAGCAAATCTGAAGGGCAAGCTGATGCTGGTGCACGGAACGATGGATGACAACGTTCCGCCGAACAACACGCTTGTGGTTGTGGACGCGTTGATGAAGGCGAACAAGGACTTTGATCTGCTGATGGTTCCGAATGCGCACCACGGCTATGCGGATCAGGCGTATTACATCATGCGTCGTCGTTGGGATTACTTTGTGAAGAACCTTGCGGGTGGCATGCCGCCGAAGGAGTATCCACTGGCAATGCCGCAGGCTCAGGCGGGACGTCGACGGTAGTCACAACTTAGATAGACAAAGAAAAACGCAGCGTCTTGATGGCGCTGCGTTTTTCTTTGTGTGTATGTCTACTGCACTACGCCGCTGTCGTCAGTGGGTTTGGTTGCGGCCTGCACCTTCCAGCCGTCGT contains the following coding sequences:
- a CDS encoding nuclear transport factor 2 family protein gives rise to the protein MKLPLLVPVLALICSTGICAAQSTPADEATFRKLQSDWAEARKNQDVAFLERFYATEFTVGVMNGSENTREQDISVFRTKILKPAVITDTEMVVHRYGEAALVTGVEHLEGTYAGNSGAFDLRFANTYVYRDGRWQMVRHQATPIVKP
- a CDS encoding MBL fold metallo-hydrolase, which encodes MKLTCIHKDLAQLTFLGISNCYLVRESDGFTLVDCTISGQAAKIIQSAQELGGSIRRILLTHAHLDHIGSLDQLHAQLGPVDVAISQREAPFLHKDLSLRPDEPQHKPKGSFPGAKTRPTHTLTDGELFGSLRCIFTPGHTPGHFCFLDERDGTLFAGDALMSVGGLHLVTAPPWYFPLPKGGTWDCPLADASAKRLLDYKPKSIATGHGRFITNGLQALARLVG
- a CDS encoding RNA methyltransferase, with translation MQNRIAVVLVRARNPLNIGAVARAMSNFGFADLRVVNDYDVPFQDARSAIDAAPVLNTARQFGSVAEAVADCTLVYGTTALGERRLLHPVDMLRDAQTHVRDAVTTGGRAAVLFGSEKTGLSADEMSHCHRLLTIPMNTSGVSMNLGQAAAVCLYELIRESATPQRPLPPEAMPANAEEIARMEAVLGEVLEESGYAHRYPANMREVTHRRMVRRMTLDRGDVDAWIGVLRQVLWKLRKE
- a CDS encoding S9 family peptidase — translated: MNHTLYRSAAALALGFAAVASAQQTLTAADYARAESRLATKTASLVDHAVTQVTWLKNPSAPEGGDRFWYRDTANGNTTFMLVDAAKNTKAPAFDHALMANALNAAGIRNASSTSLPITDISYADSNNTIVVGVRGERYRCAMAASYTCTKEAIPPAHQQGAQPAVSTTGTGGNAGMSTNPATAAPLRPGRDEAVVSPDGKKAAFIRDWNLWVRDISTGEEKPLTTDGAYNYGYATDNAGWTHSNRAVLVWSPDSKKIATFQQDQRKTGMMYLVSAAVGHPTLDAWPYPLPGDKDVTMIERVVIDVDAAKVVRLKMPADQHRSSLCDDISCRGGGWDDVQWSADAKTLAFLSTSRDHRTENLRMADVSTGDVRDVMNEVAATYFESGNGKVNWKYLSTRNEILWFSERNNWGNLFLYDAGTGKLKHEVTKGDWNVTQVLRVDEKTGDIFFEGVGREKGWDPYYSAVYRGNLDGKGVTLLSPEPMNHAATFSEDGKYFVDVFSTPQVPQTTVLRDATGKTIAEVAKADITRLKATGWQAPINITVKARDGKTDLYGLMFKPSNFDATKKYPIVNYIYPGPQTGSVGSRSFSAARGDSPALAELGFIVVSIDGMGTPWRSKKFHDAYFGDMGDNTLPDQVAGMKELAAKNAWIDIDKAGIWGHSGGGFATADAMFRYPDFFKVGWSESGNHENRNYEDDWAEKWIGLDDAANKKAYDDAANEAHAANLKGKLMLVHGTMDDNVPPNNTLVVVDALMKANKDFDLLMVPNAHHGYADQAYYIMRRRWDYFVKNLAGGMPPKEYPLAMPQAQAGRRR